The following coding sequences lie in one Oryza brachyantha chromosome 10, ObraRS2, whole genome shotgun sequence genomic window:
- the LOC102721310 gene encoding disease resistance protein RGA2-like has translation MELVVSAIAGDIANRFISFLIKKYEDRYNLERKIERLQDLLLKVHMIVEEAEGRCITNSKILLQLKKIVGAMYHGYHVLDIVKHGKEEVRGSQSAVIRHDQLQRALNRLETIVSSMTEFVFFLGGCERLSRRPYDSYIYFDNFMFGRHVEHQQVINILLQDNLPPFAPTVLPIIGPSRVGKKTLVAHVINSEKVRSHFSSILHLNGENISKIDSDRFTQRRDLVVIEFTTDVDDENWKTFFASCTHMGRGSKIIIISRIERISRFGTVRPIHLNSLSLEEYSYLFKVLAFGSTNPEEHPDQLVSIANELSVSIGGSFITANVCADVMRRKQNVHLWLHVLKKYRSVVKKNFSVFREHPKLLMEREHRVDITELASSSTPLRLMPPHCDGDESKRELSKVRFGDLVAGSVVLPKEDFELVAWESRIPPYKRFVNIAVYCCHDEKNSQCIESPRKKRQRSDN, from the coding sequence ATGGAGCTGGTTGTATCAGCAATTGCAGGTGACATTGCCAATCGATTTATATCCTTCTTGATCAAGAAATACGAGGATCGATATAATCTTGAAAGAAAGATAGAAAGGCTGCAGGATCTTCTGCTTAAAGTTCACATGATAGTCGAGGAGGCCGAGGGCCGATGCATCACGAACTCCAAGATTCTGCTTCAGCTCAAGAAGATTGTGGGGGCCATGTACCATGGCTACCATGTCCTAGACATCGTCAAGCATGGCAAAGAGGAGGTTAGAGGCTCACAAAGCGCTGTGATTAGACATGATCAACTTCAGAGAGCACTGAATAGGTTAGAAACAATTGTGTCTAGCATGACAgagtttgtgttttttcttggTGGATGTGAACGACTCTCTCGGAGACCATATGACTCGTACATTTactttgataattttatgtttggtcGTCATGTGGAACATCAGCAAGTCATCAACATTTTACTCCAAGACAATCTTCCTCCTTTTGCTCCAACTGTTCTCCCAATCATCGGACCTAGTAGAGTTGGTAAGAAAACTCTAGTTGCACATGTGATCAACAGTGAGAAAGTCCGATCGCACTTCTCCTCAATCTTGCACCTGAATGGTGAAAACATTAGCAAAATAGATTCTGACCGTTTCACTCAAAGGAGGGATTTGGTTGTGATTGAATTTACAACAGATGTAGACGATGAGAACTGGAAGACGTTTTTTGCATCATGCACACATATGGGAAGAGGAAGCAAGATCATAATTATAAGTAGGATTGAGAGGATATCAAGGTTTGGAACAGTAAGGCCAATTCACCTTAACAGTTTGTCACTTGAGGAGTACAGCTACCTCTTCAAGGTTCTTGCATTTGGAAGTACTAACCCAGAGGAGCATCCTGATCAGTTGGTATCTATAGCTAATGAGCTATCGGTGTCGATTGGTGGCTCATTCATCACAGCGAATGTGTGTGCGGATGTAATGAGAAGGAAACAAAATGTTCACCTGTGGCTCCATGTCTTGAAGAAGTACAGATCAGTAGTGAAGAAAAATTTCTCGGTGTTCAGAGAGCACCCCAAACTTCTCATGGAGAGAGAGCACCGGGTTGATATAACCGAATTGGCGTCGTCATCCACTCCACTGCGCCTCATGCCTCCTCATTGCGATGGAGATGAATCCAAGAGGGAGCTATCCAAGGTTAGGTTTGGAGACCTGGTAGCTGGCTCTGTTGTTCTACCAAAAGAGGATTTTGAGTTAGTTGCATGGGAATCAAGGATACCCCCTTACAAGCGGTTTGTCAACATTGCTGTGTATTGTTGTCACGATGAGAAAAATTCCCAGTGTATAGAATCGCCTCGCAAGAAACGTCAAAGATCAGATAATTAA
- the LOC102716160 gene encoding uncharacterized protein LOC102716160 produces MELVVSAIAGDLVKRFISYLIKKYERQDNLQRNIERLQHLLLNVHMIVEEAEGRCITNSKMILQFKKILDIMYQGYHVLDIINHRTTLGSSIPEEEVSSPNTLSTTTSYVSPFHAAWSTTITHDQLQITLDSLETVVSSMTEFVFLLGGCKRLYRKPYDTYLYFDNFMFGRHVENQQVISILLQENIPPFAPSVLPIIGPSRVGKRTLVAHICKNEIVQSHFTSILYLNAEDITKMEFTTFTHRRVLFVIEFTADTDDEHWKKFYISSMHMGRGSKIIITSRIERISRFGTVRPVHLSSLSLGEYSYLFKVLAFGSTNPEEHPQLVSIANELSMLLGGSFMSANVCASTFRKNQNVHFWLHVLKKHRNMVQKNFSVFRQHPKLLFEREHQIDISMFASSSSPLRLMPRTSEEIQTKTDLSVVMLEDLVTNSVVLPKEDFELVWESRIPPYRRLVFIAAYQDVEKNFQHESSPCKKRRRLDK; encoded by the coding sequence ATGGAGCTAGTAGTATCAGCAATTGCAGGTGACCTTGTCAAGAGATTCATATCCTACTTGATCAAGAAGTATGAGAGGCAAGACAATCTTCAGAGAAATATCGAAAGGCTGCAACATCTCCTGCTTAATGTGCACATGATTGTCGAGGAGGCTGAGGGGCGATGCATCACTAACTCCAAGATGATACTTCAGTTCAAGAAGATTTTGGACATCATGTACCAAGGCTATCATGTCCTGGACATCATCAACCATAGGACCACCCTTGGTAGCTCAATACCTGAAGAGGAGGTTAGCAGCCCAAACACTCTGTCAACCACTACAAGCTATGTTAGTCCTTTTCATGCTGCATGGAGCACTACCATTACACATGATCAGCTTCAGATCACATTGGATAGCTTAGAAACAGTTGTTTCTAGTATGACAGAGTTTGTCTTTCTGCTTGGTGGATGCAAACGCCTGTACCGAAAACCCTATGACAcatatctttattttgatAACTTCATGTTTGGTCGTCACGTAGAAAACCAGCAAGTGATCAGTATCTTACTGCAAGAAAATATTCCTCCTTTCGCTCCAAGTGTTCTCCCAATCATCGGCCCTAGTAGGGTTGGTAAGAGAACTCTAGTTgctcatatttgcaaaaatgaGATTGTTCAGTCACACTTCACATCAATCCTGTACTTGAATGCTGAAGACATAACAAAAATGGAGTTCACCACTTTTACCCATAGGAGGGTTTTGTTTGTGATTGAGTTTACGGCGGATACGGATGACGAGCACTGGAAGAAGTTTTATATATCATCCATGCATATGGGAAGAGGAAGCAAGATCATAATTACAAGTAGAATTGAGAGGATATCAAGGTTTGGAACAGTAAGGCCAGTTCACCTTAGCAGTTTGTCACTTGGGGAGTATAGCTACCTCTTCAAGGTTCTTGCATTTGGCAGCACCAACCCAGAGGAGCACCCTCAATTGGTATCCATTGCAAATGAGCTCTCAATGTTGCTCGGTGGGTCATTCATGTCAGCCAATGTGTGCGCGAGTACATTTAGAAAGAATCAGAATGTTCACTTCTGGCTCCATGTCCTGAAGAAGCACAGAAACATGGTTCAGAAAAATTTCTCAGTATTCAGACAACACCCCAAGCTTCTTTTTGAGAGAGAACATCAAATAGACATAAGCATGTTTGCATCGTCATCCTCTCCACTTCGCCTCATGCCTCGTACTTCTGAAGAAATTCAGACAAAGACAGATTTGTCTGTGGTGATGCTCGAAGACCTGGTGACTAACTCTGTAGTTCTACCAAAGGAGGACTTTGAGTTGGTCTGGGAATCACGGATACCCCCTTACAGAAGGTTGGTCTTCATTGCTGCATATCAGGATGTCGAGAAGAATTTCCAGCATGAATCATCACCTTGCAAGAAGCGTCGAAGACTAGATAAATAA